The following are encoded together in the Mesoterricola sediminis genome:
- a CDS encoding OprO/OprP family phosphate-selective porin: MKFPITPLALALMAGPLCAQSTDTEKRIADLEKKIEKLTKAESKKEEAKESGVTVKFGGRFHLDAVQFDGARNRLPAGTFMRRARISFKAGFGKDWAAEGDVDFAESSVGIKDMWLGYQGFDNTLIQIGQFKAPFGFDTLTSSNATWFMERSYSDIWTPDRHVGIAYQTWGTRWMVKANFFGQAIDDTSDAQEAADSNTDSTGLVKSYKIIDNHGWGYAARAAFTPVMKSAAKAIHLGVATVTRKPNAAAPGVYAVDFSGRPEQNKVAREKFLNASVTNVDKWSQYGFEFVGVWGPFSWQSEYQQTKVFRRGTQMQKWDGTKLVATSAAEQAASVIDHKFDTYYGQVSWMFGGQRTYDQSEGLFGKVSPSKKGALEIVARYSRMNQDDLTAVDPVKGGIAHNLSVGLTYYLNKNVRFMLNRTHVSNNENAMANKAYSPTGSKLPYERFDIYSARVQVNF; the protein is encoded by the coding sequence ATGAAGTTCCCCATCACGCCCCTGGCGCTCGCCCTCATGGCCGGCCCCCTTTGCGCCCAGTCCACGGACACGGAGAAGCGCATCGCGGACCTGGAGAAGAAGATCGAGAAGCTGACCAAGGCCGAATCCAAGAAGGAAGAGGCCAAGGAGTCCGGCGTCACCGTCAAGTTCGGCGGCCGCTTCCACCTGGACGCCGTGCAGTTCGACGGCGCCCGCAACCGTCTCCCCGCCGGCACCTTCATGCGCCGCGCCCGCATCAGCTTCAAGGCCGGCTTCGGCAAGGACTGGGCGGCCGAGGGCGATGTGGATTTCGCCGAGAGCAGTGTGGGCATCAAGGACATGTGGCTGGGCTACCAGGGCTTCGACAACACCCTGATCCAGATCGGCCAGTTCAAGGCCCCCTTCGGCTTCGACACCCTCACCTCCTCCAACGCCACCTGGTTCATGGAGCGCTCCTACAGCGACATCTGGACGCCTGATCGCCACGTCGGCATCGCCTACCAGACCTGGGGCACCCGCTGGATGGTCAAGGCCAACTTCTTCGGCCAGGCCATCGACGACACCTCCGACGCCCAGGAGGCCGCGGACAGCAACACCGACTCCACCGGCCTGGTGAAGTCCTACAAGATCATCGACAACCACGGCTGGGGCTACGCCGCCCGCGCCGCCTTCACCCCCGTGATGAAGTCCGCCGCCAAGGCCATCCACCTCGGCGTCGCCACCGTCACCCGCAAGCCCAACGCGGCCGCCCCCGGCGTCTACGCCGTGGACTTCTCGGGCCGCCCCGAGCAGAACAAGGTCGCCCGCGAGAAGTTCCTGAACGCCTCCGTCACGAACGTGGACAAGTGGAGCCAGTACGGCTTCGAGTTCGTGGGCGTCTGGGGCCCCTTCTCCTGGCAGAGCGAGTACCAGCAGACCAAGGTCTTCCGCCGCGGCACCCAGATGCAGAAGTGGGACGGCACCAAGCTCGTGGCCACCAGCGCCGCTGAGCAGGCCGCCAGCGTCATCGACCACAAGTTCGACACCTACTACGGCCAGGTGTCCTGGATGTTCGGCGGGCAGCGCACCTACGACCAGAGCGAAGGCCTCTTCGGCAAGGTCAGCCCGAGCAAGAAGGGGGCCCTGGAGATCGTGGCCCGCTACAGCCGCATGAACCAGGACGACCTCACCGCCGTCGACCCCGTCAAGGGCGGCATCGCCCACAACCTGAGCGTGGGCCTCACCTACTACCTGAACAAGAACGTCCGTTTCATGCTCAACCGCACCCACGTGAGCAACAACGAGAACGCCATGGCCAACAAGGCCTACAGCCCCACCGGCAGCAAGCTCCCGTACGAGCGCTTCGACATCTACTCCGCGCGCGTCCAGGTCAACTTCTAG
- a CDS encoding MgtC/SapB family protein: MIPPLVASFLLTIAASFLIGIGLRDYYEGEGKYDTFGTVRTFVFFGMLGFMLYQLPGIGPFVFLTGLAAIVPFLIVYYNNKVRQKKSPGLIGVLIALLTYAIGPVTLHQPHWFVVLFAVSILFVLHSKGRIRRFTDRLETGEVVTACKFLAIAGVVLPLIPATAPTTGALGHIFTVLPLTPRQIWMAVVVTTTISYLGYVLQTYLFPRRGMLLTGLVGGVYSSTVAVLVLAKRSKGQPGKDRQAAAAILLAVAMMYLRVLVLVAIFRTRDALRVAPVLLVLALLSAAYGLWINRDAPPEPAPPADAPAPDAASAPLPPAPEPGEESFRRNPLEINSALFFAAMFMAVSFSTKYALLFFKEMGLRAMSFIVGFTDITPFVVTVLQGDLGIDRTQVIQAVVIATASNNILKAIYTYIFGTRRTAHLAAAGMAGLVGLSLIYALILL; the protein is encoded by the coding sequence TTGATTCCTCCCCTCGTAGCCTCCTTCCTCCTCACCATCGCTGCCAGTTTCCTGATCGGGATCGGTCTCCGGGACTACTACGAGGGCGAGGGCAAGTACGACACGTTCGGCACCGTCCGGACCTTCGTGTTCTTCGGCATGCTGGGCTTCATGCTCTACCAGCTGCCCGGCATCGGCCCGTTCGTGTTCCTCACGGGGCTGGCGGCGATCGTCCCCTTCCTCATCGTCTACTACAACAACAAGGTCCGGCAGAAGAAGAGCCCGGGCCTCATCGGCGTGCTCATCGCCCTGCTCACGTACGCCATCGGCCCGGTGACCCTCCACCAGCCGCACTGGTTCGTCGTGCTCTTCGCCGTCTCCATCCTCTTCGTGCTCCACTCCAAGGGCCGCATCCGGCGGTTCACGGACCGCCTGGAGACGGGGGAGGTGGTGACGGCGTGCAAGTTCCTGGCCATCGCCGGCGTCGTGCTCCCGCTCATCCCCGCCACCGCCCCGACCACGGGCGCCCTGGGCCACATCTTCACCGTCCTCCCCCTGACGCCGCGCCAGATCTGGATGGCCGTGGTGGTGACCACGACCATCTCGTACCTCGGCTACGTCCTCCAGACCTACCTGTTCCCCCGCCGGGGGATGCTCCTGACGGGCCTGGTGGGGGGCGTCTATTCCAGCACCGTCGCAGTGCTCGTCCTGGCCAAGCGCTCCAAGGGACAGCCAGGCAAGGACCGCCAGGCCGCGGCCGCCATCCTCCTGGCGGTCGCCATGATGTACCTGCGGGTGCTCGTCCTGGTCGCCATCTTCCGGACCCGGGACGCCCTGCGCGTGGCCCCGGTCCTGCTCGTCCTGGCCCTCCTCTCCGCCGCCTACGGCCTCTGGATCAACCGCGACGCCCCGCCCGAGCCCGCGCCACCCGCCGACGCGCCCGCGCCGGACGCCGCGAGCGCCCCCCTTCCGCCGGCCCCCGAGCCCGGCGAGGAGTCCTTCCGCAGGAACCCCCTGGAGATCAATTCGGCCCTCTTCTTCGCCGCCATGTTCATGGCCGTCTCCTTCTCCACCAAGTACGCCCTGCTCTTCTTCAAGGAGATGGGCCTGCGGGCCATGTCCTTCATCGTCGGCTTCACGGACATCACCCCCTTCGTGGTGACCGTCCTCCAGGGCGATCTGGGCATCGACCGGACCCAGGTCATCCAGGCGGTGGTGATCGCCACGGCCAGCAACAACATCCTGAAGGCCATCTACACCTACATCTTCGGGACCCGCAGAACGGCCCACCTCGCCGCCGCGGGCATGGCCGGCCTCGTGGGTCTCTCCCTCATCTATGCCCTGATCCTCCTCTGA
- a CDS encoding SLC13 family permease, whose amino-acid sequence MAAEANAAPTLQELLDMEKMVLSSKTRAAQSPTERWMRYLGFPGGIALFLLVFYLPAGAGLTGAAQTGAACFALALVWWVTEPFPTYVTSLILMFLLLITRTSPAKPLMDVLGMEVIWLNLLAFILSSMLVKTRMAKRMALWLILRFGRKASWALLAFVILQLALAPLIPATAARCVMTLPLMIVVATIYGSTEQNPTNFGRNLLLLNLAGISVLSSITMTGSSANLVAVGFIQSMTGHRVYYMDWMRLGAPIAIMSMLIMWFIGQKFIFPIKPEDQVPHIEGGLALVEEQHRAMGPLGRQEKKAIVIFGIVLFLWMTDIFHMRWFGVEISAPFAALIGAVLVLFPRYGVLQWAEADIPWHLLIFSAGAYAGGLALEDTGAAEWGVRTLFGGMNLRSIPFGAAFTIVMAVMMYSHLLTTSKTVRTIIMIPIIISMSKALGWDPVSMALPAALCIDWVVGLPISGKPNVILFSTNQYSVMDNFKFGMATCTVGLLLLVASAATWFHWLGITPSFWAMPK is encoded by the coding sequence ATGGCAGCTGAAGCAAACGCAGCCCCGACGCTCCAGGAACTCCTGGACATGGAGAAGATGGTCCTCTCCTCCAAGACGCGGGCCGCCCAGAGCCCCACCGAGCGGTGGATGCGCTACCTGGGCTTTCCGGGCGGCATCGCCCTCTTCCTCCTGGTCTTCTACCTCCCCGCGGGCGCCGGCCTGACCGGCGCCGCCCAGACGGGCGCGGCCTGCTTCGCGCTGGCCCTGGTGTGGTGGGTGACCGAGCCCTTCCCGACCTACGTCACCTCCCTCATCCTCATGTTCCTGCTGCTGATCACGCGGACCTCCCCCGCGAAGCCGCTGATGGACGTGCTGGGCATGGAAGTGATCTGGCTCAACCTCCTGGCCTTCATCCTCAGCTCCATGCTGGTGAAGACCCGCATGGCCAAGCGCATGGCCCTCTGGCTCATCCTGCGCTTCGGCCGCAAGGCCTCCTGGGCCCTCCTGGCCTTCGTGATCCTCCAGCTGGCCCTGGCCCCCCTCATCCCGGCCACCGCGGCCCGCTGCGTGATGACCCTCCCCCTGATGATCGTCGTGGCCACCATCTACGGCTCGACGGAGCAGAACCCCACCAACTTCGGTCGGAACCTCCTCCTCCTGAACCTGGCCGGGATCTCGGTGCTCAGCTCCATCACCATGACCGGGTCCTCCGCGAACCTCGTGGCCGTCGGCTTCATCCAGAGCATGACGGGCCACCGGGTCTACTACATGGACTGGATGCGGCTGGGCGCGCCCATCGCGATCATGTCCATGCTCATCATGTGGTTCATCGGCCAGAAGTTCATCTTCCCGATCAAGCCCGAGGACCAGGTGCCCCACATCGAGGGCGGCCTCGCCCTCGTGGAGGAACAGCACCGCGCCATGGGCCCCCTCGGGCGCCAGGAGAAGAAGGCCATCGTCATCTTCGGCATTGTGCTCTTCCTCTGGATGACGGACATCTTCCACATGCGCTGGTTCGGCGTGGAGATCAGCGCGCCCTTCGCGGCCCTGATCGGCGCGGTCCTCGTCCTCTTCCCCCGCTACGGCGTGCTGCAGTGGGCCGAGGCGGACATCCCCTGGCACCTCCTCATCTTCTCCGCCGGCGCCTACGCCGGGGGCCTGGCCCTCGAGGACACCGGCGCGGCCGAGTGGGGGGTCCGGACGCTCTTCGGCGGCATGAACCTCCGCTCCATCCCCTTCGGCGCGGCCTTCACGATCGTCATGGCGGTGATGATGTACAGCCACCTCCTGACCACGTCCAAGACGGTGCGGACCATCATCATGATCCCCATCATCATCTCGATGTCCAAGGCCCTGGGCTGGGACCCGGTCTCCATGGCCCTCCCCGCCGCCCTCTGCATCGACTGGGTGGTCGGGCTGCCCATCAGCGGCAAGCCCAACGTCATCCTCTTCTCCACCAACCAGTACTCCGTGATGGACAACTTCAAGTTCGGGATGGCCACCTGCACGGTGGGCCTCCTCCTGCTGGTGGCCTCGGCCGCGACCTGGTTCCACTGGCTCGGGATCACGCCTTCCTTCTGGGCGATGCCGAAATGA
- a CDS encoding adenylate kinase family protein yields MRIVLLGAPGAGKGTVARALAAVDGSQTLSTGDLLRAAVKAGTPLGREAEGFMARGDLVPDRLIKELMEAWFQAGYGDRFILDGFPRTIPQAVSLGLLLKGLDRPLDRVVNLVVPEAVLVDRLSTRRTCFNTACNAIYNIRTQPPAEGDRCRLCGAPVVQREDETPEAIARRLQVYGEQTAALVGHYERTGLLLQVRELETSTIVQTILGALTEKAG; encoded by the coding sequence ATGCGCATCGTTCTTTTGGGAGCCCCCGGAGCCGGCAAAGGCACGGTGGCCAGGGCCCTCGCGGCCGTGGACGGGTCCCAGACCCTGTCCACCGGGGATCTGCTGAGGGCCGCCGTGAAGGCCGGAACGCCTCTGGGCCGCGAGGCGGAGGGCTTCATGGCCCGGGGGGACCTCGTCCCCGACCGCCTGATCAAGGAGCTCATGGAAGCCTGGTTCCAGGCGGGCTACGGCGACCGTTTCATCCTGGACGGCTTCCCCCGGACCATCCCCCAGGCCGTGAGCCTCGGCCTGCTGCTGAAGGGCCTGGATCGTCCCCTCGACCGGGTCGTCAACCTCGTGGTCCCCGAGGCCGTCCTCGTGGATCGCCTGTCCACCCGCAGGACCTGCTTCAACACGGCCTGCAACGCCATCTACAACATCCGCACCCAGCCCCCCGCGGAGGGCGACCGCTGCCGCCTCTGCGGCGCGCCCGTGGTGCAGCGGGAGGACGAGACCCCCGAGGCCATCGCCCGCCGCCTGCAGGTGTATGGCGAACAGACCGCGGCCCTCGTCGGCCACTATGAGCGCACGGGCCTCCTCCTCCAGGTGCGGGAGCTGGAGACCTCGACCATCGTCCAGACCATCCTGGGCGCGCTCACCGAAAAGGCCGGCTGA
- a CDS encoding metallophosphoesterase, which produces MLRSLLPAVLTTLALAAPPYPAAPAEDGPHVVWKGDQARVLTYRDGRREERDLPAPWRLEAAGTVHTLAPEAPGPAQADFPAPERIAAVSDVHGHLDNLARLLAAQGILDAAGHWAFGTGHLVINGDVCDKGPQVTQLLWFIRGLESQAAAAGGRVHLVLGNHEAMTLRGNHRSLHPAYRNQGLSPQELLGPDTELGRWLRAKPVLLKLGDTLFVHAGVAPALLKAELPLAACNARFRRVLDAPGKDLLLTKQGPIWYRGLLSRGGAAEASPEEVQAILDAFGVARIVVGHVVLGEVKAFHGGRVFGIDADMEAGRPGELWLLTGGRPWRGLPDGRRLPL; this is translated from the coding sequence ATGCTCCGCAGCCTCCTCCCCGCCGTCCTCACGACCCTGGCCCTGGCCGCCCCGCCCTACCCCGCCGCGCCGGCGGAGGACGGCCCCCACGTGGTGTGGAAGGGGGACCAGGCCCGGGTGCTCACGTACCGGGACGGCCGCCGGGAGGAGCGCGACCTGCCCGCGCCCTGGCGCCTGGAGGCGGCCGGGACCGTGCACACGCTGGCGCCGGAGGCCCCCGGGCCCGCCCAGGCCGACTTCCCCGCCCCCGAGCGCATCGCCGCCGTCAGCGATGTGCACGGCCACCTGGACAACCTGGCCCGCCTCCTGGCCGCCCAGGGCATCCTGGACGCGGCCGGCCACTGGGCCTTCGGGACCGGCCACCTGGTGATCAACGGCGACGTGTGCGACAAGGGCCCCCAGGTGACCCAGCTGCTGTGGTTCATCCGGGGCCTGGAAAGCCAGGCCGCCGCCGCCGGCGGCCGGGTCCACCTGGTGCTCGGGAACCACGAAGCCATGACCCTGCGGGGGAACCACCGGAGCCTCCACCCCGCCTACCGGAACCAGGGCCTCAGCCCCCAGGAGCTGCTCGGCCCCGACACGGAGCTGGGGCGCTGGCTCCGCGCCAAGCCGGTGCTCCTGAAGCTGGGCGACACCCTCTTCGTCCATGCGGGCGTGGCCCCCGCCCTGCTCAAGGCCGAGCTGCCCCTGGCCGCGTGCAATGCGCGCTTCCGCCGGGTCCTGGACGCCCCGGGCAAGGACCTCCTCCTCACCAAGCAGGGCCCCATCTGGTACCGCGGCCTCCTGTCCCGGGGCGGCGCCGCGGAGGCCTCGCCCGAGGAGGTCCAGGCCATCCTGGACGCCTTCGGCGTCGCCCGGATCGTGGTGGGCCACGTGGTGCTGGGCGAGGTGAAGGCCTTCCACGGAGGCCGCGTCTTCGGCATCGACGCGGACATGGAGGCCGGCCGCCCCGGGGAGCTGTGGCTCCTGACCGGGGGCCGGCCCTGGCGGGGCCTCCCCGACGGCCGTCGCCTCCCGCTCTGA
- a CDS encoding MgtC/SapB family protein, with protein MLPPQLSPFLLTLAISALIGVGLREYYEQEAKFDTFGTVRTFIFIGMLGITVYRIPVLGPWAFLVAMGVLGLFLVVYYRHKVTQRQSPGLIGVLIALLTYCIGPVAIHEPHWYLAATGVTILFVLHSKGRIRKFTDRLETGEVVTACKFLAIAGVVLPLIPVAVPQTGFAGRVFTILPVTPRQIWMAVVVTTAISYAGYVLQTYLYPRKGMLLTGVIGGLYSSTMATLVLAKQTRHQPSLARETAAAILLTTPTMYLRILFLVAAFMPLGALRLVPPFLVLSAITAAGAWIVRRGGAREAGAETPEDGPEIKEKNPLELNAALLFALMFITVSVVTKYVLLHFKDLGLRMLSFLVGASDIVPFIVSVLQGNLGISEPQVLQAVVIATASNNLMKAVYAHLFGNRKAAVLVAAGMGATAVLSFAYVAVAF; from the coding sequence TTGTTGCCACCCCAGCTGTCCCCCTTCCTGCTCACCCTGGCCATCAGCGCCCTCATCGGCGTCGGCCTCCGGGAGTACTACGAGCAGGAGGCCAAGTTCGACACGTTCGGGACGGTCAGGACCTTCATCTTCATCGGGATGCTCGGCATCACGGTCTACCGGATCCCCGTCCTGGGGCCCTGGGCCTTCCTGGTGGCGATGGGCGTCCTCGGGCTCTTCCTCGTCGTCTACTACCGGCACAAGGTGACCCAGCGCCAGAGCCCCGGCCTCATCGGCGTGCTCATCGCCCTGCTCACCTACTGCATCGGGCCGGTGGCCATCCACGAGCCGCACTGGTACCTGGCCGCGACCGGCGTCACCATCCTGTTCGTCCTCCACTCCAAGGGCCGCATCCGGAAGTTCACGGACCGCCTGGAGACGGGGGAGGTGGTGACGGCGTGCAAGTTCCTGGCCATCGCCGGGGTCGTCCTGCCCCTCATCCCGGTCGCGGTGCCCCAGACCGGATTCGCGGGGCGGGTCTTCACGATCCTGCCCGTGACGCCCCGGCAGATCTGGATGGCCGTCGTCGTCACCACCGCCATCTCCTACGCCGGCTATGTGCTGCAGACCTACCTCTACCCCAGGAAGGGCATGCTGCTGACCGGCGTCATCGGCGGGCTCTACTCGAGCACCATGGCCACCCTGGTGCTCGCCAAGCAGACCCGGCACCAGCCCTCCCTCGCCCGGGAGACCGCCGCGGCCATCCTCCTCACGACGCCCACCATGTATCTGCGGATCCTCTTCCTCGTGGCCGCCTTCATGCCCCTGGGCGCCCTCCGGCTCGTTCCGCCCTTCCTCGTGCTCTCCGCCATCACGGCGGCGGGGGCCTGGATCGTCCGGCGCGGCGGAGCGCGGGAGGCCGGCGCCGAGACCCCCGAGGACGGACCCGAGATCAAGGAGAAGAACCCCCTGGAGCTCAACGCCGCCCTCCTGTTCGCGCTGATGTTCATCACGGTCTCCGTGGTCACGAAGTACGTCCTCCTCCACTTCAAGGACCTGGGCCTCCGGATGCTCTCCTTCCTGGTGGGCGCCTCGGACATCGTGCCGTTCATCGTCTCGGTCCTCCAGGGCAACCTGGGCATCTCCGAGCCCCAGGTCCTCCAGGCCGTCGTCATCGCGACGGCCAGCAACAACCTCATGAAGGCCGTCTACGCCCACCTCTTCGGAAACCGCAAAGCGGCCGTCCTGGTGGCGGCGGGCATGGGCGCGACAGCCGTGCTTTCCTTCGCCTACGTGGCCGTGGCCTTCTGA
- a CDS encoding inorganic diphosphatase, giving the protein MNTRSILSKILQPRLAMAGLLLITAAAPVLAGTPQGIVAQQVVLKASKNLLVDVDPINLDGTVNALVEIPAGTTAKFETDVKTGLIAIEQKNGAPRYVQYLGYPCNYGAVPRSVLLKTKGGDGDPVDVLILGPSVPTGSVVKCRPLGILVLTDTGEVDNKLVVAMEGTPFFACKGIAELDAKFPGVTSILQTWFTSYKGRDKEGKLLLSSTGFKERAEAIRFLGDAILDYEKSVTTDADKRELDKDGNPYLYRWPGAKNLGE; this is encoded by the coding sequence ATGAACACCCGATCCATCCTTTCCAAGATTCTCCAGCCCAGGCTCGCCATGGCCGGCCTCCTGCTGATCACGGCCGCCGCGCCGGTCCTCGCCGGGACCCCGCAGGGCATCGTGGCCCAGCAGGTCGTGCTGAAGGCCTCCAAGAACCTGCTCGTGGACGTCGATCCCATCAACCTCGACGGCACCGTGAACGCCCTGGTGGAAATCCCCGCCGGCACCACGGCCAAGTTCGAGACCGACGTCAAGACCGGCCTCATCGCCATCGAGCAGAAGAACGGCGCCCCCCGGTACGTCCAGTACCTGGGCTACCCCTGCAACTACGGCGCGGTTCCCCGCTCCGTCCTGCTCAAGACCAAGGGCGGGGACGGCGATCCCGTCGACGTCCTCATCCTGGGCCCCTCCGTGCCCACGGGCAGCGTCGTGAAGTGCCGCCCCCTCGGCATCCTCGTCCTCACGGACACCGGCGAAGTGGACAACAAGCTCGTCGTGGCCATGGAAGGGACCCCCTTCTTCGCCTGCAAGGGCATCGCCGAACTGGACGCCAAGTTCCCCGGCGTGACCTCGATCCTCCAGACCTGGTTCACCTCGTACAAGGGCCGGGACAAGGAAGGCAAGCTGCTCCTGTCCTCCACCGGCTTCAAGGAGCGCGCCGAAGCCATCCGCTTCCTGGGCGACGCCATCCTGGACTACGAGAAATCCGTCACCACCGACGCCGACAAGCGCGAGCTCGACAAGGACGGCAACCCCTACCTCTACCGCTGGCCCGGCGCCAAGAACCTGGGCGAGTAA
- a CDS encoding sigma-54-dependent transcriptional regulator, giving the protein MSEPRILLIEDDPSVRHGMAAFLRASALEVFEADSCRRALETFRTVNPDVVVADYSLPDGTSLDILAQVRRMSEDLPFIILTAHGSIDLAVRAIKDGADQFLTKPVESKALLVLVRRLLEQRRLRQRQEAASRERAGILDPFQGTSPAIRLLEEQARRMLAWDSPILILGETGAGKGVLARWIHFHSPRSEEAFVNLNCAGLTRELLESELFGYERGAFTGAVAAKQGLLEVGHRGIVFLDEIGDMDPAIQPKLLKALEEKTFRRLGDVRDRVVDIRLIASTNLALEDMVRAKTFRDDLFYRISTLTLRIPPLRERPEDIPVLAERILGLVASRMGRGQVTLSPCAQQALMAYPWPGNLRELSNVLERAMILQRGDRLEGADLGISDRAPAPGEPFGESVPELATLKEMERAHIERVLRKTAGNVTEAAQILGMARRTLYDRLKVLGITPGLH; this is encoded by the coding sequence ATGAGTGAACCCCGCATCCTGCTCATCGAGGACGACCCCTCGGTCCGCCACGGCATGGCCGCGTTCCTGCGGGCCAGCGCCCTGGAGGTCTTCGAGGCCGACAGCTGCCGCCGCGCCCTGGAGACCTTCCGCACCGTCAACCCCGACGTGGTGGTGGCCGACTACAGCCTCCCCGACGGCACCTCCCTGGACATCCTGGCCCAGGTGCGGCGCATGAGCGAGGACCTCCCGTTCATCATCCTCACCGCCCACGGCTCCATCGACCTGGCCGTCCGCGCCATCAAGGACGGCGCGGACCAGTTCCTCACCAAGCCCGTGGAGTCCAAGGCCCTCCTCGTGCTGGTGCGGCGGCTCCTGGAGCAGCGGCGCCTGCGCCAGCGCCAGGAGGCCGCCAGCCGCGAGCGCGCCGGCATCCTGGATCCCTTCCAGGGCACCAGCCCCGCCATCCGGCTCCTGGAGGAGCAGGCGCGCCGCATGCTGGCCTGGGACAGCCCCATCCTCATCCTGGGCGAGACCGGCGCGGGCAAGGGCGTCCTGGCGCGGTGGATCCACTTCCACTCCCCGCGGTCCGAGGAGGCCTTCGTCAACCTCAACTGCGCCGGGCTGACCCGGGAGCTGCTCGAGAGCGAGCTCTTCGGGTACGAGCGGGGCGCGTTCACCGGCGCCGTCGCCGCCAAGCAGGGCCTCCTGGAGGTCGGCCACCGGGGGATCGTCTTCCTGGACGAGATCGGGGACATGGACCCGGCCATCCAGCCCAAGCTCCTGAAGGCCCTGGAGGAGAAGACCTTCCGCCGCCTGGGCGACGTGCGCGACCGGGTGGTGGACATCCGCCTCATCGCCAGCACCAACCTGGCCCTGGAGGACATGGTCCGCGCCAAGACCTTCCGCGACGACCTCTTCTACCGCATCAGCACCCTCACCCTGCGCATCCCCCCGCTCCGGGAGCGCCCCGAGGACATCCCCGTCCTGGCGGAGCGGATCCTGGGCCTGGTGGCCTCCCGCATGGGCCGCGGCCAGGTGACCCTGTCCCCGTGCGCCCAGCAGGCCCTCATGGCCTACCCCTGGCCCGGCAACCTGCGGGAGCTCTCCAACGTCCTGGAGCGGGCCATGATCCTCCAGCGCGGCGACCGGCTCGAGGGCGCCGACCTGGGCATCTCGGACCGGGCCCCCGCCCCCGGCGAGCCCTTCGGCGAATCCGTCCCCGAGCTCGCCACCCTCAAGGAGATGGAGCGGGCCCACATCGAGCGCGTCCTGCGGAAGACCGCCGGGAACGTCACCGAGGCCGCCCAGATCCTGGGCATGGCCCGGCGCACCCTCTACGACCGCCTCAAGGTGCTGGGCATCACGCCCGGCCTGCACTGA
- a CDS encoding CYTH domain-containing protein, with protein MAKEIERKYLVKLDTWVPQDGGVHFKQGYLNSQKERVVRVRIEGTKAKLTIKGVTTGVTRSEFEYAVPVEDAAILLDNLCEQPLIDKHRHKEVHGGKTWEIDVFHGDNEGLVVAEVELASEDEKIELPAFIGAEVSSDPRYFNSNLLKNPFKSWGKA; from the coding sequence ATGGCCAAAGAAATCGAACGCAAGTATCTCGTCAAGCTGGACACCTGGGTCCCTCAGGACGGCGGCGTGCACTTCAAGCAGGGCTACCTGAACTCCCAGAAGGAGCGCGTGGTGCGCGTGCGCATCGAGGGCACCAAGGCCAAGCTCACCATCAAGGGCGTCACCACCGGCGTCACCCGGTCCGAGTTCGAGTACGCGGTCCCCGTCGAGGACGCCGCCATCCTGCTCGACAACCTCTGCGAGCAGCCCCTGATCGACAAGCACCGCCACAAGGAAGTCCACGGCGGCAAGACCTGGGAGATCGACGTCTTCCACGGGGACAACGAGGGCCTGGTCGTCGCCGAGGTCGAGCTGGCCTCCGAGGACGAGAAGATCGAGCTGCCCGCCTTCATCGGCGCCGAAGTCTCCAGCGACCCCCGCTACTTCAACTCCAACCTGCTCAAGAACCCCTTCAAGAGCTGGGGCAAGGCATAA